The following are encoded in a window of Desulfuromonadales bacterium genomic DNA:
- a CDS encoding CTP synthase, translating into MKTKFLFITGGVVSSLGKGLAAASIGALMEARGLQVSMQKMDPYINVDPGTMSPFQHGEVFVTDDGAETDLDLGHYERYTSARLSRKSNFTTGQIYDSVIRKERRGDYLGGTVQVIPHITNEIKSKILENAKGVDIAIIEVGGTVGDIESLPFLEAIRQFRTDRGHENVLYIHLTLVPYIATAGELKTKPTQHSVKELREIGIQPDILLCRCDREIPRDMKAKIALFCNVKEEAVVTARDVESIYEVPLAFHEQGLDERLVDYLNIWTKAPDLSPWERVVKRVKEPASETAIAIVGKYVELTESYKSLSEALIHGGIANDCRVRLKYVDSEALERHGIGDTFAEVDGILVPGGFGERGSEGKIAAIRYARENRTPFFGICLGMQMAVVEFARNVCGIEEAFSAEFREDAKNPVIHIMESQKSVKVKGGTMRLGAYPCHLGEKSLARRIYGQPDISERHRHRFEFNNAYRQSLKKAGLVISGVYPEADLVEIVELSDHPWFLGCQFHPEFRSRPMDPHPLFESFVGACLKQRGEK; encoded by the coding sequence ATGAAGACCAAGTTTCTGTTCATCACCGGCGGCGTCGTCTCTTCCCTCGGCAAGGGGCTGGCTGCCGCTTCCATCGGCGCCCTCATGGAAGCCCGGGGCCTGCAGGTTTCAATGCAGAAGATGGATCCTTACATCAACGTCGATCCGGGGACGATGAGCCCGTTCCAGCACGGCGAAGTCTTCGTCACCGACGACGGGGCGGAAACCGACCTCGACCTCGGCCACTACGAGCGCTACACTTCGGCGCGGCTCTCCCGCAAGTCGAATTTCACCACCGGCCAGATCTACGACTCGGTCATCCGCAAGGAGCGCCGGGGGGATTACCTCGGCGGGACGGTGCAGGTCATTCCCCACATCACCAACGAAATCAAGAGCAAGATCCTCGAAAATGCCAAGGGGGTCGACATCGCCATCATCGAGGTCGGCGGCACCGTCGGCGACATCGAATCGCTGCCGTTTCTCGAGGCGATCCGCCAGTTCCGCACCGACCGGGGACATGAGAACGTCCTGTACATCCACCTCACCCTGGTCCCCTACATCGCCACCGCCGGCGAGCTCAAGACCAAGCCGACCCAGCACAGCGTCAAGGAACTGCGCGAGATCGGCATCCAGCCCGACATTCTGCTCTGCCGCTGCGACCGGGAGATCCCGCGCGACATGAAGGCCAAGATCGCCCTCTTCTGCAACGTCAAGGAAGAGGCGGTCGTTACTGCCCGCGATGTCGAGTCGATTTATGAGGTGCCGCTTGCCTTCCACGAGCAGGGGCTCGATGAACGCCTCGTCGATTACCTGAACATCTGGACAAAGGCGCCCGACCTCTCGCCCTGGGAGCGGGTCGTGAAAAGGGTCAAGGAGCCGGCCTCCGAGACCGCCATCGCCATCGTCGGCAAGTATGTCGAGCTGACCGAGAGCTACAAGTCTCTTTCCGAGGCGCTGATCCACGGCGGCATCGCCAACGACTGCCGGGTCCGCCTCAAATACGTCGACTCCGAGGCGCTGGAGCGCCACGGGATCGGCGATACCTTTGCCGAGGTTGACGGCATTCTCGTCCCGGGCGGCTTCGGCGAGCGGGGGAGCGAGGGGAAGATCGCCGCCATCCGCTATGCCCGGGAAAACCGGACGCCCTTCTTCGGCATCTGCCTCGGCATGCAGATGGCGGTGGTGGAGTTCGCCCGGAATGTCTGCGGCATCGAGGAAGCCTTCTCGGCCGAGTTCCGCGAGGACGCCAAAAACCCGGTCATTCACATCATGGAAAGCCAGAAATCGGTGAAGGTGAAGGGGGGGACCATGCGTCTCGGCGCCTATCCCTGTCACCTCGGGGAAAAGAGCCTGGCACGCCGCATCTACGGCCAGCCGGACATCTCCGAGCGCCATCGCCACCGCTTCGAATTCAACAACGCCTACCGCCAGTCCCTGAAGAAGGCCGGTCTGGTCATCTCCGGCGTCTACCCCGAGGCGGACCTGGTGGAGATCGTCGAGCTCTCCG
- the cls gene encoding cardiolipin synthase: protein MTICKPFFLLFLSVSILSLGNGCATLPDVSEMMDQAPTTQEPRQIVSSKGLLSPQKSKAIMERLKNSVEPTDILERHTAVVESITDSPLTKGNKVVLLADGQATYAAMFKALENAKDHVNMESYIIEDDEVGRKFADLLLQKQAEGVQVNLVYDSLGSMKNPAAFSQRLRDGGIQVVEFNPLNPLAARGQWGPTHRDHRKILIVDGKVAIMGGINISEVYSSSPFKRKKNQKAPVHWRDTDIQIEGPAVAELQKLFIDTWLQQKGPELSERKYFPALKEAGNALVRVVGATPGETNRIPFIMYVSAITFAAHSIHMTNSYFIPDDQIVKALIDAAERGVDVKIILPGITDSKLALHAQRYHYSVLLKSGVKIYERDTSLLHAKTAVIDQVWSTVGSTNMDFLSLLNNDEVNAVILSKEFAVEMEKMFVGDLENSRQIHWKEWKKRPLFPRVREWFLNLFVQWL from the coding sequence ATGACCATCTGCAAACCTTTCTTTTTACTCTTTCTGTCCGTATCCATCCTGAGCCTCGGCAATGGCTGCGCGACCTTGCCGGACGTCTCTGAAATGATGGACCAGGCGCCGACGACACAGGAGCCTCGTCAAATCGTTTCCTCCAAAGGACTGCTGTCTCCCCAAAAAAGCAAGGCGATCATGGAACGGTTGAAGAATTCTGTCGAGCCGACGGACATTCTGGAGCGCCACACCGCCGTGGTTGAATCGATCACCGACAGCCCCCTGACGAAGGGGAACAAAGTCGTTCTGCTCGCCGATGGCCAGGCTACCTATGCCGCCATGTTCAAGGCCCTGGAGAATGCCAAAGACCATGTCAACATGGAAAGCTACATCATTGAAGATGATGAAGTGGGGCGGAAATTTGCCGACCTGTTGCTGCAAAAGCAGGCGGAAGGGGTCCAGGTCAATCTTGTCTATGACAGCCTGGGCAGTATGAAGAATCCCGCTGCTTTTTCCCAGCGACTGCGCGACGGCGGCATTCAGGTTGTCGAATTCAATCCGCTGAATCCACTGGCGGCCCGGGGGCAATGGGGGCCGACACATCGGGACCACCGCAAGATATTGATCGTCGATGGCAAGGTCGCCATCATGGGGGGCATCAACATCAGCGAGGTTTATTCGAGCAGTCCTTTCAAGCGGAAAAAAAACCAAAAGGCGCCCGTACACTGGCGTGACACCGACATCCAGATTGAAGGCCCGGCCGTGGCTGAATTGCAGAAGCTCTTTATTGACACCTGGCTGCAGCAGAAGGGGCCTGAACTTTCCGAACGAAAGTATTTCCCTGCGCTGAAAGAGGCGGGGAATGCCCTGGTGCGAGTGGTCGGCGCCACCCCGGGGGAGACCAACAGGATCCCGTTTATCATGTATGTGTCGGCCATCACTTTTGCTGCGCATTCGATTCACATGACGAATTCCTATTTCATCCCGGACGACCAGATTGTAAAGGCCCTTATCGATGCGGCCGAGCGCGGGGTCGACGTCAAGATCATTCTCCCCGGAATCACCGATTCCAAGTTGGCATTACATGCCCAGAGATATCATTATTCCGTGCTTTTGAAGTCGGGAGTGAAGATATATGAGCGAGACACTTCCCTGCTGCACGCCAAAACCGCGGTGATTGACCAGGTCTGGTCCACCGTCGGCTCCACCAACATGGACTTTTTGAGCCTGTTAAATAATGACGAGGTGAATGCGGTTATCCTGAGTAAAGAGTTCGCCGTCGAAATGGAGAAGATGTTTGTCGGGGACCTCGAAAATTCCAGGCAGATTCATTGGAAGGAGTGGAAAAAAAGGCCTCTGTTCCCCAGAGTCAGGGAGTGGTTTTTGAATTTATTCGTCCAATGGCTGTAA
- the kdsB gene encoding 3-deoxy-manno-octulosonate cytidylyltransferase → MRVTAVIPARYASTRFPGKPLADIHGKPMIQWVYERTRQANSVHQVVVATDDERIATAVRAFGGEVQMTRADHPTGTDRLAEVAARIETDLIVNVQGDEPLIDPRMIDQAVNAVRRNPGVVMGTLKTPVASVEEYLNSNVVKVVTDRQGFALYFSRAPIPHPRDLADELEANFSRIEAFKHIGLYVYRKDFLLTYPRLSPTPLEQLEKLEQLRALEHGFRIKVAATELTSQGVDTPEDLERVRAAVAGGRGGSRRGN, encoded by the coding sequence ATGCGCGTTACCGCCGTCATCCCCGCCCGTTATGCCTCCACCCGCTTCCCCGGAAAGCCGCTTGCCGACATCCACGGCAAGCCGATGATCCAGTGGGTCTACGAGCGCACCCGCCAGGCGAACAGTGTCCACCAGGTGGTGGTTGCGACCGACGACGAGCGCATCGCGACGGCGGTCAGAGCCTTCGGCGGCGAGGTGCAGATGACCCGCGCCGACCACCCGACCGGCACCGACCGGCTGGCCGAAGTGGCTGCCCGCATCGAGACCGACCTGATCGTCAACGTGCAGGGGGACGAGCCGCTCATCGACCCGCGCATGATCGATCAGGCGGTCAATGCCGTGCGGCGCAATCCCGGGGTGGTGATGGGTACCCTGAAGACGCCGGTCGCCTCGGTCGAGGAATACCTCAATTCCAACGTCGTCAAGGTGGTCACCGACCGCCAGGGTTTCGCTCTCTACTTTTCCCGGGCGCCGATCCCCCACCCCCGCGATCTGGCCGATGAGCTCGAGGCGAATTTCTCCCGCATCGAGGCCTTCAAGCACATCGGTCTCTATGTCTACCGCAAGGACTTTCTTCTGACCTACCCGCGGCTCTCGCCGACCCCCCTCGAACAGCTGGAGAAGCTCGAGCAGCTGCGGGCCCTGGAGCACGGTTTCCGCATCAAGGTGGCGGCCACCGAGCTCACCTCCCAGGGCGTCGATACGCCGGAGGACCTGGAGCGGGTGCGGGCTGCCGTCGCCGGCGGCCGGGGCGGGAGCAGGCGGGGGAATTAG